gcggggcggggccgtcGCTGCCGCCGGGGCTTCCGGGAGTGCCGCGGCATGGAGCCGTCGCCGGCGGgcgaggaagaagaggagagcgGCAGCTTCCGCGCCAGCGGTACGGCCGGGGCTGCCTCGTTCCGGACACCCGGCAGAGCCCAGCCGAGCCCCGGGaagcgggggcggcggggaccCTCCCTGACTACGGGGGTGGCAGTTGGGAATCCCCCCGGGCTGGTTCAGGGAGGAAGGGGTGAAGCAGAGGGGGGCAGAAAGTGAGGTGCAGACCCTCTTGTAGGGTTACTCGAGGGGGGGGTATGGTGGGTTGGGAGTACCCAGCCTGCGGGGGGCCTACCCCCCGCCTCGCTGTCTCCCTGATGCCGCACTCCTCTCCGCACAGAGCACCAGCACACTCGGTACAACCCGCTGCGGGATGACTGGGTGCTGGTATCGGCCCACCGCATGAAGCGCCCCTGGCAAGGGCAGCTGGAGAAGCCGCCACCCGAGGATGTGCCCCGCTGGGACCCCAACAACCCCCTCTGCCCCGGGGCCACCCGGGCCAACGGCGAGGTACCACCGAGGACCCAGGCACTGGGGTTTCCCCTGCTGTCCCTCTCTGACCCTGTTTCTTGCCCTGGCAGGTGAACCCCAAATATGAGGGCACCTTTGTCTTCCCGAATGACTTCCCTGCGCTGCAGCCTGATGCTCCCGAGCCTGGTAACTTCTTGCAGGAGAGCAGGCTACCAGAGACCCCCAGGCTCATGTCCTGGGGGGGCTGCAAGGTGGTCTGGAGAAGCATGGGTGCTGCTGCAGTGCCGTGTCCCTCCACACTCTCTGTCCTTCCCCAGGTGATAGTGATCATCCCTTGTTTCGAGTGGCAGCAGCGCGGGGTGTGTGGTGAGTACCCCCATGTTGCCGGGGCGTCTGGGCCATGATGTAGGCTTGGACCCATGGATGAAGCCAAACTGAGTCCACTCCCCTCCTTGTGCTGCCTGTTCTGTGCACACCTGCTCTGTTTTGTGGATTTCATCCCTGTTCCACTGTGATGTGGCAGGGCCTTGGGGGTCCCCATGGATGCCGTGCAGCCCCAAACACGTATGTTTCCTTCACAGTAAGGTGATGTGCTTCCACCCCTGGTCAGACTTGACACTGCCCCTCATGTCCCTGCCAGAGATCCGGGCTGTCATCGATGCATGGGCAGAGCTGATGGCTGAGCTGGGTGCTTCCTACCCCTGGGTGCAGGTCTGTGGCTGGTGGGGGCTGCCCTTCTCACCCTGCCCTGGGGGGCTCAGGTGGAGGTGGGGGCCTGTGGCTGGGTGCTCTGGCAGCACCCAGGTTTGGGACCCTTCCAACTGTGTGTGGGTCTCCCACCCCTACCTTGTGTCCCTCTTGAGTGTTTCCAGGTGGGTGCAAGGCTCGGGTTTCCTGCGGGATGCTTTCCTGGTGTGCTGAGGACACCATGGCAGCCCGCAGAGGGACCACGGGTCTGGGACCTGCTGGCTGCACCTCTTTCTCTGCAGATCTTCGAGAACAAGGGGGCGATGATGGGCTGCTCCAACCCGCACCCACACTGCCAGGTGAGGCTGTCCCACCTGGACTTAACAGCGAGTCCCCGTGGGTGACCTTACAACAACAAACCCAGGCGGAAGATGTGAATGGGAATCTCCCTGCCCTGGTTCCAAAGCTTTCTCCAGAGAGGATCCCCTCCATGCCTGTCCTGTCATCTCTGCTCCAGGGGACTCTCCCTTGTGGCTGTCACATGTCACGCTCTCCACCTGGTGGCAGCATGGACTTGCAGATGGGCAGCATTGCTGGGGCACCCCTGCAAATGCGGGATAGGGGTAACCCAGCCCCATGCCCCTGTGTGCCTCCCAGGTGTGGGCCAGCAGTTTCCTCCCGAATGAAGCATGCCTGGAGGACCGGACGCAGCGGCAGCACCTGAGCCAGCATGGTGTGCCCATGCTACTGGAGTATGCCGAGCAGGAGGCTCACCGGAAGGTGAGGACATGGCTGCTGTCCATATCCCCTCCCCGGGAGCTGGGTATATGTTGGGGTGGGCCCAGCTAACTCCCAAGAGCCAGGGCCACTGGGAGCACCCATCCCTGGGGCACTGGGGCTGCGCATGTCCCCATTGAATGCTGTGTTCCACAGGAGCGGCTGGTGGTGGAGAACGCGGACTGGCTGGTCGTGGTGCCGTACTGGGCCACCTGGCCCTACCagaccctgctgctgccccgccGCCACGTGTGCCGCCTCCAAGACCTCCGTGATGGCGAGAGGGACAGTGAGTGGCTCCGCACCCCATCAGTCCCTATCCTACATCCTTTGGGCTTGGCCCTTGTTCAGAGGCAGCTCTGTCGCAGCTTTGCTGGTGCTGGAgggtctgtgtccccttggggTATGGGGCTGGTGGCCTTGGCTTGGGAGTGGACTGTCACCCTCGTTGCACTAGGACAATAGCTGAGTGTCCAGGTGCAGGCTGTTGGGGGGACTTGTGTCCTTTTGGGGGTGATGAAGCACAAGGTTCCCCATACTTCCAGGGTACTGGCTGTTGAGGAATGGGGGCTTCTCCTGCTGCATTGCTCAGGCTGTCTGCGTGGGTTGGGACAGGGGTAACTGGGAAGTGCATCCCTCCTGTCTGTCGCTGGTGTCCGCACAGGCAGAGATGTTGAGCGTGACCCTCTCAAGCCTGGCATGCTGCCTGTCCTTGGCGAGGGCTGCCCAGCTCAGGCAGTGACTCCCTGGCACTCCCCTGCAGGCCTGGCCTCCATCATGCAGAGACTGCTCATCAAGTATGACAACCTCTTTGAAGTCTCCTTCCCCTACTCCATGGGCTGGCACGGTGAGTGGCGTGGCCAGGAGACCCCCTGGACCCTCTCAGCTGCATCCCTGTCCCTTCCGCGGGGCTCATGCAGTGGCTGCACCACTGGCAGGAGCCCCCACGGGCCCCTACCTGGAGGAGGACTGTGGGCACTGGCAGCTTCATGCTCACTACTACCCACCACTGCTCCGCTCCGCCACCATCCGCAAGTTCATGGTGGGCTATGAGATGTTGGCCCAGGCACAGCGGGACCTCACCCCGGAGCAGGTGAGCACAGCTGGAGGGGGACGGTGGGGAGCCAGGGTGTCCCAtgctggggctgtccctgggACTGGGCACTGGCTGCCCCTTATTCTGTgtcctgcaggcagctgagcGCCTGAGGAACCTCCCTGATGTGCACTACAAGCAGAGGGCCAAGGAGATGTCATGATGGGGAGCAGTGGAGCCAGCCCTTGGCTCTGCCTGGTGAGGCCAGAGAGAGATGTCAGGTGGGGATGATGAAAGCTGAGGCCTGGGACCTCATGTCACTTGTGAGCCCTCTGGTCTCCCAGCTTCTCCTGAGCCTTGTTGCGGCTGGGCCTGACTTGGGGACTGGTTTTGCCAGTTCACATACCCCAGTCCTAATCTTGTGGCATCCTCATGCAGGTGGTGCTGTTGCTTCCGTCTCCTCCCCCACTGCAGTTTGTGTCTTCCGCCTCCATAGTGTTCTCCACTAAAGGGCTTGTCTTCATTACCAGTCCAGTCTTACCGGTGGGAATGGGAGTGGCACAGCCTCCGTGGCCAATAAAACCTGGAATCGAAGTATCTTTGCCTGTCCCCTCGTGGGTCTTGGCCTTGAGGGGGGGCGGGTTTGAGGGCTCTAGTGGGGAACCCCTGCTGCTGTGAGGAATAGCaccgggggctgcagggggtgTGCTGGCAGCCCCATGCTGCTTGCTGCTGTTCTTATTTCTGCGTtacttcctcttcctccctgggGGGAGCTCTGAGCCTGTCTCTGAGTGCTGCAGGCTtggagaggagcaggaaggagggagaagttGATGCCACTCAAGGCTTATCCAGCTCTTGGGGTAGGACTGAGGCCTGACAAACTTGCTGCATGGAGGCTGCGGGCTGGGCATGCCTGGCTGTGGCTCACACAactgctcttcttcctcctttctgccTGGGCCTGCCAGGTTGCAGCCCTTACCCTGCCCACTGTGGGTACTGGGGATGTGATGCAGGGCTGTCAGGATGTGATGAGGGGCTGGTTCATCGTTAATCTGGGGGCTACTAGGGAGTCCAGCTCTGCTCATGGTGCTGCTGCCCCATTTGCCCTTCCCTGTGCCCACCCAGGGcatgaggcagcagcagcctggttcctgggctgagctgggggatGCTGCAAACAGCTCTGTGCTCTCCCCGCCCTGCAGCCCATTTCCCTGGGTCTGTGGAGAGAGTCGCAGACAGTGATGCCCACAGCTGATGAGGATGCCCAGCACGTGGAGCCGAGTGCTCTTTGCCATCACATTTTcgcacaaatatttttttttgtttgtcactAAAGAGCCATTCTCATAGCTCCTTAGAAGGCCCCTGTCCTTGTCAAGTCTATGACTGGGCTCCTGGGGGCTGAGAATATGTTGTGAGGAGTGAAATGCTTCCTCCTACCTCCAAGACCACAGTTTGTGGGGAGGGTCTAGTCCGTGCGTTGCTCCTGGATCCCTACCTATGGgactggggcagggaggagggctAGTGTAAGGCTTGAAGCTGGGCTGGATGTGACCCTCCTGGTGCTGGCCCCATCCTCCTCCCAGATCACCACATTGCAGAGCCCATGAGCTGTCCCACCACCTGGCTGCAAGGGCTTCCTGGGTACCCAAGGTTtttggagaggagaaagagcaTTTTGGGGTGACTCCTGAGCTTGGAGCCATCATTGCACACAGCATCCCCCTGTGTGGCATGGAGGGTGCTCAGCTCAGAGTCTGGCCTCTTGCAGACTGAtttctttcctgctgtgtgTATTTTGGCTCTGTGGCCATCCCCATTGCAGCCTGCATCCCTTTTCATTGCAACAAGTGCCTTTGCACTAACCTCTGAAATTTGCCGCTCTTCCCCAGGGCCCTGGAAAAGTGGCAACGAATGGGCTTAAATGTGGGAAACCAGATTGGGGTAATTAGCCGCTGAACCAGTTGTAACGAAGCTAGTCATCTCCCTGCACGCGTAGTTAGCTCTGATTTAATAGCCCGCCGgctcccagcctgggctgcagcgCCTCGGCCCGGGGCCGTAAATGAAACTCGCAGTAAGTCAAGCGGTATTAAACTTTACAATCGCCGTCTTTAAAAATGAGACTCTCTCTCTAATAAATCAGAGCAAGTGAGATTGTAAATATCGAGGCAGGATCCATATTGCTTAATTACACAACACCTAATGAACAGCCTGTTTGTTGTGTTGTGATTTAGGATGTAGGCTGGGGAGGCAATGCGTGCTGAGGAGTGCTGGTACCCATGCTGGGATGGCCTCCCCAGCAGGTAGTGGCTGCTGGAgttcagctgcagctgaaataGCTCAGAGACagcatgaaaattaatttttaaaataaaaattaaatttccacCCCCCTCTCCTGCCCAAAAAAGCCCGAAACATTCTTGGTGTAAGTCAgcagcaggtggaggagcagTGTGGCTGGGTGTAAGAGCTGGTCCCTGGCTATGGTGTGGCCCTGTCTTCCTCACAACAGAGCCATCTCTTCTTGCcctggtattttcttctttggtgAGGGGGGTATGAGAGGCTGGAGGGCAACAACGAGGCTTTCCTTTGGCATGGGGAGGTGTCCGGCTGGTGCGAATGGTGCTGCTGGAGATGCAAAGTTATTGCAGTTCATAGGAACCACCACTGCTGTTCTGTAAAGCCCCAAAGCCTTTTATATTTGGCACTTACGGTCCAGTTGTAATCAAAAGGTGCTTTGTGGtgaggagattaaaaaaatctacctGGGTGCGGGATGGTGGAGTGGAAGAGCTGTGGGGACACCTGTCTGTTGGTTCTAACCTGGAAGCATCAAAGGGAAACAGAGGCCCATTGGGCTACCTTGTAGGGATATGCCTTGATACTATTTCAGTTTCACAGATGAGCTGTTGCAGATCACACCAGGAAAAGTGTCCCTGCAATGCGGTCACCCTTGTCCTGAGCCCCTGTCCTCCAGCATCAAGGCAAAAACATCCATTGCAATCCTTGCCCTGAGCTGCCCTGGAAGGATGAGCAGGGCAGGTGATGGAGGGAGTGAAGGGAGCTGAGGCGAAGCTCAAGCATGGAGTTAATGCATTAAAACCAACCATCGCTTAACCAACCTTGTAGCCTTTTAttag
The Columba livia isolate bColLiv1 breed racing homer chromosome Z, bColLiv1.pat.W.v2, whole genome shotgun sequence genome window above contains:
- the GALT gene encoding galactose-1-phosphate uridylyltransferase, which translates into the protein MEPSPAGEEEEESGSFRASEHQHTRYNPLRDDWVLVSAHRMKRPWQGQLEKPPPEDVPRWDPNNPLCPGATRANGEVNPKYEGTFVFPNDFPALQPDAPEPGDSDHPLFRVAAARGVCKVMCFHPWSDLTLPLMSLPEIRAVIDAWAELMAELGASYPWVQIFENKGAMMGCSNPHPHCQVWASSFLPNEACLEDRTQRQHLSQHGVPMLLEYAEQEAHRKERLVVENADWLVVVPYWATWPYQTLLLPRRHVCRLQDLRDGERDSLASIMQRLLIKYDNLFEVSFPYSMGWHGAPTGPYLEEDCGHWQLHAHYYPPLLRSATIRKFMVGYEMLAQAQRDLTPEQAAERLRNLPDVHYKQRAKEMS